A window from Dysidea avara chromosome 2, odDysAvar1.4, whole genome shotgun sequence encodes these proteins:
- the LOC136248003 gene encoding uncharacterized protein — protein MVQGVKRCLRKTVGHTSLTYDQLQTLLIEVESVINARPLTYVQDDIDGISYTLSPFHLIYGRRIAEKPNDSHFDISSTHETLTKRYKTQRHLLNQFTKQWRKEYLTGLRANSRRTGTSIDVTVGDVVVLKDDSTKRAFWKLGLVEELIAGRDGKIRAALVRVGSGDTPTRLLKRSILHLYPVEVKNPTVSCE, from the coding sequence ATGGTACAAGGAGTGAAGAGATGTCTTAGAAAGACTGTGGGTCATACCAGTTTAACTTATGATCAGTTACAAACCCTCCTTATTGAAGTTGAGTCAGTCATCAATGCTCGCCCCCTCACTTATGTACAGGATGATATTGATGGAATCAGCTATACTCTTTCTCCATTCCACCTGATTTATGGACGACGGATTGCTGAAAAACCGAATGATAGTCATTTTGATATATCCAGTACGCATGAAACACTCACCAAGAGGTACAAGACACAGAGACACTTGTTGAATCAGTTTACCAAGCAATGGAGGAAGGAATACTTGACTGGACTGAGGGCAAATTCGAGACGAACTGGAACTTCTATAGATGTCACTGTTGGAGACGTTGTTGTTTTGAAGGACGACAGCACGAAGAGAGCCTTTTGGAAACTGGGACTTGTGGAAGAGCTGATTGCTGGAAGAGATGGCAAGATTAGAGCAGCATTGGTACGAGTAGGGAGTGGTGATACTCCAACACGTTTGTTGAAACGAAGTATTTTACACCTGTACCCAGTTGAAGTCAAGAACCCAACAGTGTCTTGTGAATGA
- the LOC136248005 gene encoding uncharacterized protein, with translation MSTILTEVEARETSEGARILSQKSVVHPKTHVGGFNPTANSLVTNNYTVKCVYCGEAHYSASCKKVVSVKDRKEVLIRMGRCFVCLKSSHRVRDCESHRNCRYCHRRHHQSLCEPQTTNQHDHNVEQVTPVEDTTANTINTVKSRQLVSLQTARAEATNGSETSIENVRILFDNGSQRSYITDSLKTRLGLSPIRKEKLNLNTFGYSKFKTQNCDVVRVYLRKPGSENLYCINALSFPTICSALPSPVDLSAYPVLNELELADCQVSPGQNHIDILVGSDFYWSLVTGEIIRTERGLKAVCSTLGWLISGPAETAVTEELAHTHSNLAISYFNESSSSESQDDQLVTALKKFWEVETLGIECIENAPSDDIFLQGLKFKGNRYEVGLPWIGDHVKLSDNRDPCFSSLKLLHKRLLKNPDIVREYDCVIQDQLERGIIERIPMQQTNKEKGSIHYMPHHPVIRKGRSTTKVRVVYDGSAKLKESGLSLNDCLQTGPNLIPRLFDVVVRFRSHLIALTADIEKAFLMIGISDSDRDMLRFLWFKDPHREDSEVVQFRFTRLVFGMRPSPAILGAVIAHHTHKYHDSQPELCQCIERSLYVDDLIAGADTIGNAFKLYKTAKSVMSDGGFNLRKWNSNSPSLLTMIKSEQNNQKPKLEFDRVKELEPHSDNLLGIQWFHEPDEFRFCFGELQAHARGLPSNKRTVLRVTAAILDPMGFLSPFVILLKVMFQTLKSLC, from the coding sequence ATGAGCACTATTCTTACAGAAGTTGAAGCCAGGGAAACTAGTGAAGGGGCCAGAATCTTATCACAGAAGAGTGTTGTTCACCCTAAGACACATGTTGGTGGCTTTAATCCTACTGCTAACTCTTTAGTAACTAATAACTATACTGTCAAATGTGTGTATTGTGGTGAGGCACATTACTCAGCTTCATGTAAGAAGGTAGTCAGTGTGAAAGATCGTAAGGAAGTCTTAATAAGAATGGGGAGATGCTTTGTTTGTTTGAAGTCTAGTCATAGGGTTCGGGACTGTGAATCTCACAGAAACTGTCGTTATTGTCATCGTAGACACCACCAGTCCTTGTGTGAACCACAAACAACAAACCAACATGACCATAATGTGGAACAGGTTACACCAGTTGAAGACACCACTGCTAATACTATTAACACTGTGAAGAGCAGGCAATTGGTTTCACTACAGACCGCACGGGCTGAAGCTACTAATGGAAGTGAAACCAGCATTGAGAATGTGAGGATACTCTTTGATAATGGTAGCCAACGCTCCTACATCACAGACTCATTGAAGACAAGACTTGGACTGTCACCCATCAGAAAGGAGAAGCTCAACCTCAACACCTTCGGTTATAGTAAGTTTAAAACACAGAATTGTGATGTTGTTAGAGTGTATTTGCGGAAACCTGGGAGTGAGaacttgtattgtattaatgcattAAGCTTTCCAACTATATGCTCTGCACTACCCAGTCCTGTTGACCTTAGTGCTTATCCCGTGTTGAATGAGCTCGAATTGGCTGATTGCCAGGTCTCACCAGGTCAGAACCACATTGACATTCTCGTAGGCTCAGACTTCTATTGGTCCCTTGTGACCGGGGAGATTATTCGTACTGAAAGAGGACTTAAAGCTGTTTGTAGTACATTGGGCTGGCTTATATCAGGACCTGCTGAGACTGCTGTTACTGAGGAATTGGCCCATACTCATTCCAATCTTGCTATTAGTTATTTTAATGAATCGAGTTCTTCTGAATCCCAGGATGACCAACTTGTTACTGCTCTTAAGAAATTTTGGGAAGTTGAGACTCTTGGTATTGAATGTATTGAGAATGCCCCTTCAGATGACATTTTTCTACAAGGGTTGAAATTTAAGGGCAATCGCTATGAGGTAGGCTTACCTTGGATAGGGGACCATGTTAAGCTTTCTGATAATCGTGATCCTTGTTTTAGTAGTTTGAAATTACTTCATAAAAGATTGCTTAAGAATCCTGACATTGTTCGTGAATATGATTGCGTTATACAAGATCAGTTAGAAAGGGGTATAATTGAGAGAATTCCCATGCAACAAACTAACAAGGAGAAGGGTTCTATTCATTACATGCCCCACCATCCTGTTATACGGAAGGGGCGGAGCACTACTAAGGTCAGAGTAGTATATGATGGGTCTGCCAAATTAAAAGAGTCTGGATTATCTTTGAATGATTGCTTACAAACAGGGCCTAACCTTATTCCCAGATTATTTGACGTTGTGGTACGATTTCGTAGTCATTTGATAGCATTAACTGCAGATATAGAGAAGGCCTTTCTCATGATTGGCATTAGTGATTCTGACAGAGACATGTTGCGTTTTCTTTGGTTCAAGGACCCTCACCGTGAAGATAGTGAAGTTGTTCAATTTAGATTTACCCGTTTAGTTTTTGGGATGCGACCATCACCAGCCATTCTAGGAGCTGTAATTGCTCACCACACTCATAAGTACCATGACAGTCAGCCTGAACTGTGCCAGTGTATAGAGCGGTCCTTGTATGTTGATGATCTCATTGCTGGGGCTGATACTATTGGTAATGCCTTTAAGTTATACAAGACAGCTAAATCAGTGATGTCAGATGGTGGTTTTAACTTGCGCAAATGGAATTCCAATTCTCCTTCTTTGTTAACGATGATTAAATCAGAGCAGAATAATCAGAAACCCAAATTGGAGTTTGATAGGGTGAAGGAATTAGAACCTCATTCAGACAATCTACTTGGAATTCAATGGTTTCATGAGCCTGATGAATTTAGATTCTGCTTTGGGGAGTTACAGGCTCATGCAAGAGGCTTGCCATCCAACAAACGAACGGTACTGCGTGTGACTGCTGCCATTTTGGATCCAATGGGTTTTCTTAGTCCATTTGTTATTCTTCTGAAGGTAATGTTTCAAACACTAAAGTCTTTGTGTTAA
- the LOC136248004 gene encoding uncharacterized protein has product MVVVPRCYFVLGKRPERVELHGFSDASEHAYAAVLYLRTRYSDKSVSMRLVASKTKVAPLKKQTIPQLELLGALILARLTKVVQGLISNLNGQFFWVDSMTALCWIRNDKVWKQYVQHRVDEIRQLSDRELWRHCSGRLNPADFPSRGSMASELIDQVLWWQGPHFLRESTTNWPTIEVYDLNHEAQMEMVKNITPITLSLVSTSSTFVCQSIKELIDCKKYGGLNRLLRVTSYVTRFIKKCRKQTNSFEPFISHSEMNQSELLWIKSIQRSFFAREIQYFRSCSGPCPLLVKQYGLFLDNQEVLRCKGRLNNSSLCLLSKNPAILPHDDYFVKLLVLWAHQNVKHSGVADTLTYLRERFWILKGCQVVRRVVKSCTVCRKLEGPSYSSVTAPDLPNERVSDQPPFTTHTGVDFAGSLYISEKNVSEKVYICLYSNIYGLFTCASTRANHLELTPNMGVDSFLLAIRRFSSRRGLPATLMCDNAKTFQSSEN; this is encoded by the coding sequence ATGGTTGTGGTACCCAGATGTTATTTTGTATTAGGGAAGCGCCCAGAAAGAGTTGAGCTCCATGGGTTCAGTGACGCTTCAGAACATGCCTATGCGGCTGTATTGTACTTAAGAACTCGCTACTCTGATAAAAGTGTATCAATGAGATTAGTAGCATCCAAGACCAAGGTTGCTCCCCTTAAGAAACAAACAATTCCACAACTTGAGCTATTGGGAGCATTGATTCTTGCGAGGCTTACTAAGGTTGTCCAAGGCTTGATTTCCAATCTCAATGGTCAGTTTTTTTGGGTGGATTCCATGACTGCACTTTGTTGGATCCGTAATGACAAGGTATGGAAACAGTACGTGCAACACAGAGTTGATGAGATCCGTCAGCTTAGTGATCGAGAGTTGTGGAGACATTGTTCTGGAAGATTAAATCCGGCTGATTTTCCTTCAAGGGGCAGCATGGCTTCAGAGTTGATTGACCAAGTATTGTGGTGGCAAGGACCGCACTTCCTGAGGGAATCAACTACAAACTGGCCAACCATTGAAGTGTATGACCTCAATCATGAAGCACAGATGGAGATGGTAAAGAACATAACCCCAATTACTCTTTCCTTGGTCTCCACGAGTTCAACCTTTGTGTGTCAGTCTATTAAGGAGTTGATTGATTGCAAGAAATATGGAGGCTTAAATCGATTATTGCGTGTAACCTCCTATGTGACTCGGTTCATTAAGAAGTGCAGGAAACAAACCAACTCATTTGAACCTTTCATATCTCATAGTGAAATGAATCAATCAGAGCTATTATGGATTAAGTCTATACAACGTAGTTTTTTTGCTCGTGAAATCCAATATTTCCGTTCTTGCTCAGGTCCGTGTCCTCTACTAGTCAAGCAATATGGGCTGTTTTTAGATAACCAGGAAGTTTTACGTTGTAAAGGTCGGCTCAACAATTCGTCTCTGTGTCTACTGAGCAAGAACCCAGCCATATTACCACATGATGATTATTTTGTAAAACTGTTGGTCTTGTGGGCTCATCAGAATGTAAAGCATAGTGGTGTTGCAGACACTCTAACTTATTTACGAGAACGTTTTTGGATCCTGAAGGGATGCCAAGTCGTCAGAAGAGTTGTAAAGTCTTGCACTGTTTGCCGTAAGCTTGAAGGACCATCATACTCCTCAGTTACAGCACCAGACTTACCAAATGAACGAGTTTCAGACCAGCCACCATTTACTACTCACACAGGTGTTGACTTTGCTGGGTCCCTGTATATTTCAGAGAAGAATGTCAGTGAGAAAGTATACATATGtctgtactctaatatctatggtctGTTTACTTGTGCGTCGACGAGGGCTAATCATCTTGAGCTCACCCCAAATATGGGAGTAGATTCTTTTTTATTGGCTATAAGAAGATTTTCCAGTCGACGAGGGCTGCCAGCAACGTTGATGTGTGATAATGCTAAAACCTTTCAGTCATCAGAGAACTGA